A genome region from Bifidobacterium coryneforme includes the following:
- a CDS encoding zinc-binding dehydrogenase — MPQKIKASVAYGIGKGFAQPEEIIIDDPIGAEVLVDVKASGLCHSDLHLVEDDDKFFPFPAVIGHEVAGVVEAVGPEVSGIKVGDHVVASLEQVCGHCANCLKGQPQSCTQQQECVRGEGEKPRLSFPDGRPITQAFGTGGFAEKALIHENQLAVVNNQVKWDEAACIGCATITGAGAAINTAHVRPGDTVAVIGTGGIGLNIISGASICGAKRIIAIDVFDNKLEFARKFGATDVINSKNEDPVAKVRELTDGGVDEAFEAIGLQSTMKQAWDMLGVGGTAFPIGLAKPDATISLEINPADLLVHQRGFKGVWMGSTNIKHDIPMYADLAVDGRLNMHDIVSQHIKLSQIDEAYKQLVKGEVIRSVITDFD; from the coding sequence ATGCCTCAGAAGATCAAGGCCTCGGTGGCCTATGGTATCGGTAAGGGATTCGCTCAGCCCGAGGAGATCATCATCGACGACCCCATCGGTGCGGAGGTGCTGGTGGATGTAAAGGCTTCCGGCCTGTGTCATTCCGACCTCCACCTGGTGGAGGATGATGACAAGTTCTTCCCCTTCCCGGCAGTCATCGGCCACGAGGTGGCTGGAGTTGTGGAGGCCGTGGGGCCCGAAGTGTCCGGAATCAAGGTGGGCGACCATGTGGTGGCCTCCCTTGAGCAGGTCTGTGGACACTGCGCCAACTGCCTCAAGGGTCAGCCCCAGTCCTGCACCCAGCAGCAGGAGTGCGTGCGTGGCGAGGGGGAGAAGCCCCGCCTGTCCTTCCCCGACGGTCGGCCCATCACCCAGGCCTTCGGTACTGGCGGGTTTGCTGAAAAAGCCCTGATTCACGAGAACCAGTTGGCTGTGGTCAACAACCAGGTCAAGTGGGACGAGGCCGCCTGCATCGGGTGTGCCACCATCACCGGTGCCGGGGCGGCCATCAATACGGCCCACGTCCGCCCGGGCGATACCGTGGCTGTGATCGGAACCGGCGGCATCGGTCTGAACATCATCTCCGGTGCCAGCATCTGCGGTGCAAAGAGAATCATCGCCATCGACGTGTTCGACAACAAGTTGGAATTCGCCAGGAAGTTCGGCGCCACCGATGTCATCAACTCCAAGAACGAAGACCCGGTCGCCAAGGTTCGTGAACTCACCGACGGCGGCGTGGATGAGGCCTTCGAGGCCATCGGTCTGCAATCGACCATGAAGCAGGCCTGGGACATGCTCGGCGTCGGAGGCACTGCCTTCCCGATTGGTCTGGCCAAGCCTGATGCCACGATTTCCCTGGAAATCAACCCTGCTGATCTCCTGGTGCATCAGCGTGGATTCAAGGGTGTTTGGATGGGATCGACCAATATCAAGCACGACATTCCCATGTATGCCGACCTGGCCGTCGACGGGCGGCTGAACATGCACGATATCGTCAGCCAGCACATCAAGCTCAGCCAGATTGATGAGGCCTACAAGCAGCTGGTCAAGGGCGAGGTCATCCGTTCCGTCATCACCGATTTCGACTGA
- a CDS encoding DUF4391 domain-containing protein — MMTIANHEGVSAASLGLPATSAIPEAKSHLPAQAFITKPPASSRLRQHFTTKVDSITMLSLLRPATTGLADGIRCHEVLVMAIGLKSEDVPVDVLDRIASLRSSGIIFVCIHPSEGRTACTMALRRALPTRPGHQQEYATHLGRTQTIDEARLKVSGSTMDDLWDSLCAQVILGTTDGGDLDQRIAKRERITALLNEESKLAGDHGRAKSTQDRNAIYAKLHKVRAELEELQSE, encoded by the coding sequence ATGATGACTATTGCGAACCACGAAGGTGTTTCCGCCGCCAGTCTCGGCCTGCCGGCCACATCGGCCATCCCCGAAGCCAAGAGCCACCTGCCCGCCCAGGCCTTCATTACCAAGCCCCCGGCATCATCCAGGCTCAGGCAGCATTTCACCACAAAGGTTGATTCGATTACCATGCTCTCCCTCCTGCGCCCCGCCACAACAGGCCTGGCGGACGGAATCAGATGTCACGAGGTCCTGGTCATGGCCATCGGTCTGAAAAGTGAGGATGTACCGGTCGATGTCCTGGACCGCATCGCCTCTCTACGCTCCTCAGGCATCATCTTCGTCTGCATCCATCCCTCGGAGGGGAGGACCGCCTGCACCATGGCCCTTCGCCGCGCACTCCCAACCCGACCCGGCCATCAGCAGGAATATGCAACGCACCTGGGCCGGACCCAGACCATCGATGAGGCCAGACTCAAGGTCAGTGGATCCACCATGGACGACCTTTGGGACAGTCTCTGCGCCCAGGTAATCCTGGGAACCACGGACGGCGGGGATCTGGACCAGCGCATCGCCAAACGCGAGCGCATCACCGCCCTGCTCAACGAGGAGAGCAAACTTGCAGGAGACCATGGGCGGGCAAAATCCACCCAGGACCGCAATGCGATCTATGCCAAGCTCCACAAGGTTCGTGCCGAGCTCGAAGAACTTCAGAGCGAGTAA
- a CDS encoding endonuclease III domain-containing protein, with amino-acid sequence MVSSMNQDRTAARQLYKLLLKRFGSQDWWPAESHFEMMAGAILVQHTAWRNVDTSLRGLKAAGLLSQGALAQVSEEELACIVRPSGFMKSKSRALKGLASWLVNRGYTEPDMMPSRDPDLREELLALPGIGNETADVIRLYAFGQKCFIWDAYALRMLRALGLASWRNYDQALRHQGEFIDLDDFTLTEMKEYHGLIVTAGKEAGQSGDWDFLTTQTSEASGR; translated from the coding sequence ATGGTTTCCTCGATGAATCAGGACCGCACAGCCGCCAGACAGCTGTATAAGCTCCTGCTCAAGAGATTCGGAAGTCAGGACTGGTGGCCGGCGGAATCCCATTTCGAGATGATGGCAGGTGCCATCCTGGTCCAGCACACTGCCTGGCGCAATGTCGATACATCCCTGCGTGGGCTCAAGGCTGCGGGTCTGCTCAGCCAGGGGGCCCTGGCGCAGGTTTCCGAGGAAGAGCTGGCCTGCATCGTCCGACCCAGTGGGTTCATGAAGTCCAAGAGCCGCGCACTCAAGGGCCTTGCCTCTTGGCTCGTGAACCGGGGTTATACCGAACCTGACATGATGCCCAGCCGTGATCCGGATCTCAGGGAGGAACTCCTGGCCCTGCCTGGCATCGGAAATGAAACCGCGGATGTAATCCGACTGTATGCCTTTGGGCAAAAGTGCTTCATCTGGGATGCCTACGCTCTCCGGATGCTGCGCGCTCTGGGCTTGGCGTCTTGGAGGAACTACGACCAGGCCCTGCGCCACCAGGGGGAGTTCATCGACCTGGACGATTTCACGCTTACTGAGATGAAGGAGTACCACGGGCTGATCGTCACAGCCGGTAAGGAGGCTGGGCAGTCGGGTGATTGGGATTTCCTCACCACTCAGACCAGTGAGGCTTCTGGCCGGTGA
- a CDS encoding L-ribulose-5-phosphate 4-epimerase: MAGLADFSSEVRAEVKQVREQVATLHEQLLKWNLVVWTAGNVSQRLRTADLMVIKPSGVRYEYLTPASMVVTDLEGNVVDGTEAPSSDTLSHAYIYRHMPDVYGVVHTHSTYATAWAATGRSIPCALTMMGDEFGGDVPVGPFELIGSEAIGKGVVDTLADHPGCPAVLMRNHGPFTIGKDAEDAVKAAAMTEEVAHTVWAAEQIGTPIPIPADDITKLNNRYKNIYGQH; the protein is encoded by the coding sequence ATGGCTGGTTTGGCTGATTTTTCGTCTGAGGTGCGTGCCGAGGTCAAGCAGGTGCGCGAGCAGGTCGCCACCCTGCACGAACAGCTGCTCAAATGGAACCTGGTCGTCTGGACCGCGGGCAACGTCTCCCAACGTCTCAGGACCGCCGACCTCATGGTCATCAAACCCTCGGGGGTGCGCTACGAATACCTCACCCCCGCCTCCATGGTCGTCACCGACCTGGAAGGCAACGTCGTCGACGGCACCGAGGCACCGTCCTCCGACACCCTCTCCCACGCCTACATCTACCGGCACATGCCCGACGTTTACGGCGTCGTCCACACCCACTCCACCTACGCCACCGCCTGGGCCGCCACCGGCCGCAGCATCCCCTGCGCCCTGACCATGATGGGCGACGAATTCGGCGGGGACGTCCCCGTCGGACCCTTCGAACTCATCGGATCCGAAGCCATCGGCAAAGGCGTCGTCGACACCCTCGCCGACCACCCCGGATGCCCCGCCGTCCTCATGCGCAACCACGGCCCCTTCACCATCGGCAAGGACGCCGAGGACGCCGTCAAGGCCGCAGCCATGACCGAAGAGGTCGCCCACACCGTATGGGCCGCCGAACAGATAGGCACCCCCATCCCCATCCCCGCCGACGACATCACCAAACTCAACAACCGATACAAGAACATCTACGGACAACACTAA
- a CDS encoding L-ribulose-5-phosphate 3-epimerase produces MTINALGIYEKALPGDMSWQETFELVHELGFNFLEFSIDESDDRLARLDWTDHDRSLFRQAMWRTGSRINTLMLSGHRRFPLGASDPTTRSKALEMMDKAIDLAVDLGIRNIQMAGYDVYYEPKTQSSRELFIENLETCVQMAAKKMVMLSIETMDDPFMNSLEKVVYVKSQIHSPWLQAYPDLGNLTAWSQNEVGREIETYIDNIVAVHLKDTKPVTDSFPGQFRDLAFGEGTVDFEACLRTFARLQYAGSYTIEMWTQKANDPVAEVRKAKAQFDALFERVGIRQEPVALIKR; encoded by the coding sequence ATGACCATCAACGCGCTGGGGATTTACGAAAAGGCCCTTCCGGGGGATATGTCCTGGCAGGAGACCTTCGAACTGGTCCATGAGCTGGGATTCAACTTTCTGGAATTCTCCATCGACGAGAGCGATGACCGGCTGGCGAGACTGGATTGGACCGATCATGATAGGAGTCTCTTCCGGCAGGCCATGTGGAGGACCGGGAGCAGGATCAACACCCTCATGCTATCCGGGCACCGACGCTTCCCCCTGGGGGCATCCGACCCGACCACCCGCTCCAAGGCACTGGAGATGATGGACAAGGCCATCGATCTGGCTGTCGACCTGGGCATCCGCAACATTCAGATGGCCGGATACGACGTCTATTACGAACCCAAAACGCAGTCGAGCCGTGAGCTGTTCATCGAGAATCTGGAAACCTGTGTGCAGATGGCTGCAAAGAAGATGGTCATGCTCTCCATCGAGACCATGGACGACCCCTTTATGAACTCCCTGGAGAAGGTGGTCTATGTGAAGTCGCAGATTCACAGCCCCTGGCTCCAGGCCTACCCGGACCTGGGCAACCTGACGGCATGGTCGCAAAATGAGGTGGGCCGCGAGATCGAGACCTACATCGACAACATCGTGGCGGTGCACCTCAAGGACACCAAGCCCGTGACCGACTCCTTCCCCGGCCAGTTCCGGGATCTGGCATTCGGCGAGGGGACCGTCGACTTCGAGGCCTGCCTTCGAACCTTTGCCAGACTGCAATACGCCGGCAGCTACACAATCGAGATGTGGACCCAAAAGGCGAACGACCCGGTGGCCGAGGTCCGCAAGGCCAAGGCACAGTTCGACGCCCTCTTCGAGCGGGTGGGCATCCGGCAGGAGCCCGTGGCACTCATCAAACGATGA
- the lepA gene encoding translation elongation factor 4: MIDHNRIRNFSIIAHIDHGKSTLADRIMEQTETVNEREREDQLLDSMSVEKAHGVTVKSRTVRNRYLADDGLSYEFNFIDTPGHVDFSYEVSKSLAASEGAILLVDATQGVQAQTVANFRLAKANGLSIIPVINKVDSPNADAEQVERQIHALDPMLAEEDVLRISAKTGQGVHDVLEAIVSRVPAPTGSTKEPLKALVFDSLYDSYKGVIAYVRLVEGEMEPGQSLRLMASGATFKGDELGIFTPSMQPIDSLHAGDVGYVVTGLKDPSQVRIGDTLTSQSRPTGEALPGYAPAEPMVFAGIFPKNGDSKELKAAMDKLVLNDSSLSCQPEASDVLGFGFRCGFLGMFHLQIIKERLRDEFGIEVLTTAPNVTYKVHLRGRKGGKVITIDKATDFPDYGDIDFVEEPFAKVDISMPGDVLGDVMQLAEQSKGELIDLGDDDQLVVATYKMPLSQIVYDFFNKLKSVSHGYATMNSEILDYEPADVVKIEVDINYARVDALSFVVHREDAPRMAQDLVHKLKYTVPRRLYPMPAQAMVEGRALGRVDIPPLRKNAAVNGTSYSVSKKQALLRRQSANKRAAAHSDIELPQSVFNAILELNE, translated from the coding sequence ATGATCGACCATAATCGCATCCGCAATTTTTCCATCATCGCCCATATAGACCACGGCAAGTCGACCCTGGCCGACCGGATCATGGAGCAGACCGAGACCGTGAATGAACGGGAACGGGAAGACCAGCTTCTGGACTCCATGAGCGTGGAGAAGGCCCACGGGGTCACGGTCAAGTCAAGGACCGTCCGCAACCGCTATCTGGCCGACGATGGACTCAGCTACGAGTTCAACTTCATCGACACCCCAGGTCACGTGGACTTCTCCTATGAGGTGTCCAAAAGTCTGGCGGCGAGCGAGGGCGCCATCCTCCTGGTCGATGCCACCCAGGGAGTCCAGGCCCAGACCGTGGCCAACTTCCGCCTGGCCAAGGCCAATGGCCTTTCCATCATCCCGGTCATCAATAAGGTCGACAGTCCCAACGCCGACGCAGAACAGGTTGAGCGTCAGATCCATGCCCTGGACCCTATGCTGGCTGAGGAGGATGTCCTGAGGATTTCAGCCAAGACGGGTCAGGGTGTGCACGATGTCCTGGAGGCCATCGTCTCCAGGGTTCCGGCTCCGACCGGGTCAACCAAGGAACCGCTCAAGGCCCTGGTCTTCGACTCCCTCTACGACTCCTACAAGGGGGTCATTGCCTACGTGCGTCTGGTAGAGGGCGAGATGGAACCGGGGCAATCCCTCAGACTCATGGCCAGCGGCGCCACCTTCAAGGGCGACGAGCTGGGCATCTTCACCCCGTCCATGCAGCCCATTGACTCCCTGCATGCCGGTGACGTGGGCTACGTGGTCACGGGACTCAAGGACCCGAGCCAGGTCCGCATCGGAGACACCCTCACCTCTCAGTCGCGCCCCACCGGGGAGGCCCTGCCCGGATACGCCCCGGCCGAACCCATGGTGTTTGCGGGGATCTTCCCCAAAAACGGCGACAGCAAGGAACTCAAGGCGGCCATGGACAAGCTGGTCCTCAACGACTCCTCCCTGAGCTGCCAGCCGGAGGCCTCGGATGTGTTGGGATTCGGTTTCAGGTGCGGCTTCCTGGGTATGTTCCACCTCCAGATCATCAAGGAACGCCTTCGCGACGAATTTGGCATCGAGGTGCTGACCACAGCCCCCAATGTCACCTACAAGGTCCATCTGAGGGGACGGAAGGGAGGCAAGGTCATCACCATCGACAAGGCCACGGACTTCCCTGACTATGGCGACATCGATTTTGTCGAGGAACCCTTCGCCAAGGTCGATATCTCCATGCCTGGCGATGTCCTGGGCGATGTGATGCAGCTCGCCGAACAGTCGAAGGGAGAGCTGATCGACCTGGGCGACGACGACCAGCTGGTGGTCGCCACCTATAAGATGCCCCTCTCCCAAATCGTCTATGACTTCTTCAACAAGCTCAAGTCGGTCTCACACGGTTACGCCACCATGAATTCGGAGATTCTGGACTATGAGCCTGCCGATGTGGTCAAGATAGAGGTGGACATCAACTACGCCCGGGTGGATGCACTCAGCTTCGTCGTCCATCGTGAGGATGCCCCGCGCATGGCACAGGACCTGGTCCACAAACTCAAGTACACGGTCCCGCGTCGCCTCTACCCCATGCCTGCCCAGGCCATGGTGGAGGGTCGCGCCCTGGGCCGGGTCGACATCCCGCCCCTGCGCAAGAACGCCGCCGTCAATGGAACCTCGTACAGCGTCTCCAAGAAGCAGGCCCTCCTGCGTCGCCAGTCCGCCAACAAACGTGCCGCCGCACACAGCGACATCGAGCTTCCCCAGTCGGTCTTCAACGCCATCCTGGAGCTGAACGAGTAG
- a CDS encoding L-ribulose-5-phosphate 4-epimerase — MAGLADFSSEVRAEVKQVREQVATLHEQLLKWNLVVWTAGNVSQRLRTADLMVIKPSGVRYEYLTPASMVVTDLEGNVVDGTEAPSSDTLSHAYIYRHMPDVHGVVHTHSTYATAWAATGRSIPCTLTMMGDEFGGDVPVGPFELIGSEAIGKGVVDTLADHPGCPAVLMRNHGPFTIGKDAEDAVKAAAMTEEVAHTVWAAEQIGTPIPIPADDITKLNNRYQNIYGQH; from the coding sequence ATGGCTGGTTTGGCTGATTTTTCGTCTGAGGTGCGTGCCGAGGTCAAGCAGGTGCGCGAGCAGGTCGCCACCCTGCACGAACAGCTGCTCAAATGGAACCTGGTCGTCTGGACCGCGGGCAACGTCTCCCAACGTCTCAGGACCGCCGACCTCATGGTCATCAAACCCTCGGGGGTGCGCTACGAATACCTCACCCCCGCCTCCATGGTCGTCACCGACCTGGAAGGCAACGTCGTCGACGGCACCGAGGCACCGTCCTCCGACACCCTCTCCCACGCCTACATCTACCGGCACATGCCCGACGTCCACGGCGTCGTCCACACCCACTCCACCTACGCCACCGCCTGGGCCGCCACCGGCCGCAGCATCCCCTGCACCCTGACCATGATGGGCGACGAATTCGGCGGGGACGTCCCCGTCGGACCCTTCGAACTCATCGGATCCGAAGCCATCGGCAAAGGCGTCGTCGACACCCTCGCCGACCACCCCGGATGCCCCGCCGTCCTCATGCGCAACCACGGCCCCTTCACCATCGGCAAGGACGCCGAGGACGCCGTCAAGGCCGCAGCCATGACCGAAGAGGTCGCCCACACCGTATGGGCCGCCGAACAGATAGGCACCCCCATCCCCATCCCCGCCGACGACATCACCAAACTCAACAACCGATACCAGAACATCTACGGACAACACTAA
- a CDS encoding family 43 glycosylhydrolase, which produces MAEIPNPIVLQRADPYVIRYKGTYYFTGSYPAFDRIALRKASRLEDLQRAEEVVIWEKHETGPMSHLIWAPELHRIQNKWYIYFGAAPNDGQSDDTFNHRIFCLENEAEDPTTGTWVERGKVETGMDTFSLDATSFELNGSQYLVWGQQDLDIPGHSNLYIARMENPWTLATTPVMLAKPEYDWECIRFKVCEGPAVITHGDRIYITYSASGTGPEYAMGMLTADLDADLLDAASWSKSPNPVFTTNAEAHMYGPGHNSFTKAEDGVTDVMVYHVRNYTEIVGDPLYEPNRQACAKTISWGTEGPIFGKPEAMTRWTPTTTEVLPPDGSHE; this is translated from the coding sequence ATGGCGGAGATACCCAATCCCATCGTCCTACAGAGGGCGGATCCCTATGTCATACGGTATAAGGGGACTTACTACTTCACCGGTTCATACCCGGCGTTCGATCGGATAGCCCTGCGCAAGGCCTCGAGACTGGAGGACCTGCAACGGGCCGAGGAGGTCGTGATCTGGGAGAAGCATGAGACCGGTCCCATGAGCCACCTGATCTGGGCTCCGGAGCTGCACAGGATTCAGAACAAGTGGTACATCTACTTCGGCGCCGCTCCCAACGACGGGCAGTCCGATGACACCTTCAACCATCGGATATTCTGCCTGGAAAACGAGGCCGAGGACCCGACCACGGGAACCTGGGTCGAGCGCGGCAAGGTGGAGACCGGTATGGATACCTTCAGCCTGGACGCCACCAGTTTCGAACTCAACGGGAGCCAGTACCTGGTCTGGGGTCAGCAGGACCTCGATATTCCCGGTCATTCCAACCTTTACATCGCCCGTATGGAGAACCCCTGGACCCTGGCCACGACCCCGGTCATGCTGGCCAAGCCCGAATACGACTGGGAGTGCATCCGCTTCAAGGTCTGCGAGGGACCCGCGGTCATCACCCATGGTGACCGCATCTACATCACCTATTCGGCCTCCGGCACCGGCCCCGAATATGCCATGGGCATGCTCACCGCCGACCTGGATGCCGACCTGCTCGACGCGGCCTCCTGGAGCAAGTCTCCCAATCCGGTCTTCACCACCAATGCCGAGGCCCATATGTATGGGCCGGGTCATAACTCCTTCACCAAGGCGGAAGACGGCGTGACCGACGTCATGGTCTACCACGTACGCAACTACACCGAAATCGTGGGCGATCCGCTCTATGAGCCCAATCGGCAGGCCTGCGCAAAGACCATTTCCTGGGGTACGGAAGGTCCGATTTTCGGCAAGCCCGAGGCCATGACCCGTTGGACCCCCACCACCACCGAGGTTCTTCCCCCGGACGGTTCGCACGAGTAG